Part of the Candidatus Brocadia sinica JPN1 genome, TCATTCAGTACGCTGAGCACAGAAAAAAATACGACGACGTTTCTGTTATTCCCACGGATGTATTTTTCTATGGCCTGCCTATGAACGAAGAAGTCGCCCTTGACATCGAAGAAGGAAAGACCCTGATTTTCAAACTGGTGGCCATAAGCCCGGTAAATGCGGAAGGAGACTGTACCGTTTTCTTTGAACTGAACGGTCAGCCGCGTGAGGTAGTTATTGCCAACCGCAAGGTCGCTGCTTCAGTAACCAGGCGTCCTCAGGCAGAAGAAGGAAACAGCAAACACGTCGCTGCACCCATGCCGGGCATGATTGTCAATGTAAAAGTAGGCGTTGGCGATAAGGTTGTTAAAAATGATCCGCTTTTGATAATGGAGGCCATGAAGATGGAAGCGACTATTTATGCTGAACATGACGGTGAAATTGGTCAGATTTTGGTTAAAGCAAGGGAATGTGTCGAGGCGAGAGATTTACTGATCGTCTACAAGTAATTATATATAGGAAGGTGGTCTGGTTTGAAGACAACTACTTGGATTGACGAAGCGCCAGAAATGTCAGCCTCGTTGCAGATATCAGCCAAGGCAGGCACCGCCTACCAAAAATTGAGCAATCGGATGGGCACTGCATGAAGGGTACGTCCTCGTAAAAACGGGGATTGGATCGAAATGGTTTGACAAAAATTGATTATGGCAGGCATTGCCTCCCTACATAAAAATTGTACGACTGGAAAATAGACATATATGACGAATTATCAAAGGATACGGATACCGGGTTAACCTCTTTCTTTACGGTGGTCACCTCCAACGGAAGAAAAACCCGGTGATTCCAAAAAGCAGGCAAATCCTAACGCTGTTTTCAAATATACAAATGAACAAATGTACAATTATCTTCTCCGAAGGGCACGAACTGAGTATTTGATATTGCCATCATTATAGACGTAGTCGCAATAGCCCGAATCAAACCTGACAACCCAGGACATCGAATCTCTTCTGAAATCAGACGTCCAAATCCTCACCTGACATGGGTCAAATATTTGGTCAATATGTAAATCACCATTCTTCTTTGTTGGCTCCATCAAAGACATAGCTTCTTCTAAGGTCGGTAAACGCCAGTCATGATAACCGGCAAATTGTTCATGGTTCAGTTTGGAAATATAGCTCTTTGTTTCTTCATAATTCATCTCTCCTTGGGAACCTGATTGCTGCCACAGTAAACTACTTGCATGATCATAAACAGCCGTTCCTCCATCTTGAACTTGAAACTCATGAGAAAAACCCTGGATGGAAGAATTCCTTCGGGAATCGAAGAGACCCTTATCTTTCAGCACGATCTGTACTATTTCAGGTGATAATCCCTTTTCGGGCTTGTTGCGGAATATTGTTTTGATAATCGTTGAATTTTCAGTATCTGCGGTTCTCTTTAGCCTGAAAATGGTAACTTCATTATTCACTATTATCATTACAACCAAACCAATTATTATAGGAATAAAAATGCTGGAGATCAAATACGGCATCCTTTTCCTGTTTGTTGAATGGTGTTGAGATTTTTCTTTATTTGGGATGTCTTGCTTATACTTTCTTTGCATTATTATTTCTGC contains:
- a CDS encoding DUF1566 domain-containing protein, producing MAEIIMQRKYKQDIPNKEKSQHHSTNRKRMPYLISSIFIPIIIGLVVMIIVNNEVTIFRLKRTADTENSTIIKTIFRNKPEKGLSPEIVQIVLKDKGLFDSRRNSSIQGFSHEFQVQDGGTAVYDHASSLLWQQSGSQGEMNYEETKSYISKLNHEQFAGYHDWRLPTLEEAMSLMEPTKKNGDLHIDQIFDPCQVRIWTSDFRRDSMSWVVRFDSGYCDYVYNDGNIKYSVRALRRR